In Streptantibioticus cattleyicolor NRRL 8057 = DSM 46488, a genomic segment contains:
- a CDS encoding M16 family metallopeptidase, with protein sequence MTGTTAPTMTFHPKPAGGPARPWAFPAPERGTLPNGLTVLRCHRPGQQVIAVEVSLVAPLEAEPAGLDGVATIMARAFSEGTDTLSAEQFAAELERCGATLDAHADHPGVRLSLEVPVSRLERALGLLADALRVPAFPEDEIERLVKNRLDEIPHELANPARRAAMALSAELFPADSRMSRPRQGTEATVARIDRAAVRDFYTAHVRPATATAVVVGDLTGVDLDALLGRTLGAWTGDTVAPRPVPPVTADDAARVVVVDRPGAVQTQLLIGRTGTDRHDPVWPAQVLGTYCLGGTLTSRLDRVLREEKGYTYGVRSFGQVLRSAPDGTGASLLAISGSVATDVTGPALADTWQVLRTLAEEGLTDEERDVAVQNLVGVAPLKYETAAAVAATFAEQVEQHLPDDYQARLYERLAATGTVEATAAVVRAFPPDRLVVVLVGDAAAIEGPVAELGIGPVTVVKG encoded by the coding sequence ATGACCGGCACCACGGCCCCCACCATGACGTTCCACCCCAAGCCGGCCGGCGGCCCGGCCCGGCCGTGGGCGTTCCCCGCGCCCGAACGCGGCACGCTGCCCAACGGGCTCACCGTGCTGCGCTGCCATCGCCCCGGCCAGCAGGTGATCGCGGTCGAGGTGAGCCTCGTCGCGCCGCTGGAGGCCGAGCCCGCCGGGCTGGACGGGGTGGCCACCATCATGGCCCGGGCGTTCTCCGAGGGCACCGACACCCTCAGCGCCGAGCAGTTCGCCGCCGAGCTGGAGCGGTGCGGCGCCACCCTGGACGCGCACGCCGACCACCCCGGGGTGCGGCTCTCCCTGGAGGTGCCGGTCTCCCGGCTGGAGCGCGCCCTCGGGCTGCTCGCCGACGCGCTGCGGGTGCCGGCCTTCCCGGAGGACGAGATCGAGCGGCTGGTGAAGAACCGGCTGGACGAGATCCCGCACGAGCTGGCCAACCCCGCCCGGCGCGCCGCCATGGCGCTCTCCGCCGAGCTCTTCCCGGCCGACTCGCGGATGTCCCGCCCCCGGCAGGGCACCGAGGCCACGGTCGCCCGCATCGACCGGGCGGCGGTACGGGACTTCTACACGGCCCATGTCCGTCCGGCCACCGCCACCGCCGTCGTGGTCGGCGACCTGACCGGGGTCGACCTCGACGCGCTGCTCGGCCGCACCCTCGGCGCCTGGACCGGGGACACCGTGGCCCCCCGCCCGGTGCCGCCGGTCACCGCCGACGACGCCGCCCGGGTGGTCGTGGTCGACCGGCCCGGCGCGGTCCAGACCCAGCTGCTCATCGGCCGCACCGGCACCGACCGGCACGACCCGGTCTGGCCCGCCCAGGTGCTCGGCACCTACTGCCTGGGCGGCACGCTGACCTCCCGGCTCGACCGGGTGCTGCGCGAGGAGAAGGGGTACACCTACGGGGTGCGCTCCTTCGGCCAGGTGCTGCGCTCCGCCCCGGACGGCACCGGCGCCTCGCTGCTGGCCATCAGCGGCTCGGTGGCCACCGACGTCACCGGCCCCGCGCTCGCCGACACCTGGCAGGTGCTGCGCACCCTGGCCGAGGAGGGCCTCACCGACGAGGAACGCGACGTCGCGGTGCAGAACCTGGTGGGCGTCGCCCCGCTGAAGTACGAGACCGCCGCCGCCGTCGCCGCCACCTTCGCCGAGCAGGTCGAGCAGCACCTGCCCGACGACTACCAGGCCCGGCTGTACGAGCGGCTGGCGGCCACCGGCACGGTCGAGGCCACCGCCGCCGTGGTGCGCGCCTTCCCGCCGGACCGCCTGGTGGTGGTCCTGGTCGGGGACGCCGCCGCCATCGAGGGCCCCGTCGCCGAACTGGGCATCGGTCCGGTCACGGTGGTCAAGGGCTGA
- a CDS encoding sucrase ferredoxin: MTTCATVSWELAEPPAATAAVARTWVLVEQPGPWGAKALTGSRLDPEVGRALESAAGGTGVRTALVRRPGRESGADRAPGSRRVVVAHTAPGRGWIREAVVDDPRDLLELDLARLGAGHHDGFGTPHHGAPLALVCTNGRRDRCCALLGRPLAAGLAGTGLGDVWEVTHLGGHRFAPTMLVLPYGYAYARLAVADAERILRAARDGRMVHRHCRGRSTWERPGQAAELAVRGLTGEADAEALTAGPPMPADDGGWTVDVLHRDGRRWSVRVAREVSAPPRPESCGKAPGTPERMTVTSVRGQPPSLPREFPVP, translated from the coding sequence GTGACTACCTGCGCAACCGTTTCCTGGGAGTTGGCCGAGCCGCCCGCCGCCACGGCGGCGGTGGCGCGTACGTGGGTACTGGTGGAACAGCCGGGGCCGTGGGGGGCGAAGGCGCTGACCGGGAGCCGGCTCGATCCGGAGGTGGGGCGCGCGCTGGAGTCGGCGGCGGGCGGGACGGGGGTGCGGACGGCGTTGGTCCGGCGGCCGGGGCGGGAGTCCGGGGCGGACCGGGCGCCGGGCTCGCGCCGGGTCGTCGTGGCGCACACCGCGCCCGGGCGCGGCTGGATCCGCGAGGCCGTCGTCGACGACCCGCGCGACCTGCTGGAGCTGGACCTCGCACGGCTCGGCGCCGGACACCACGACGGCTTCGGCACCCCGCACCACGGCGCCCCGCTCGCGCTGGTGTGCACCAACGGCCGGCGCGACCGCTGCTGCGCCCTGCTGGGCAGGCCGCTCGCCGCCGGACTCGCCGGCACCGGGCTCGGCGACGTCTGGGAGGTCACCCACCTCGGCGGCCACCGCTTCGCGCCCACCATGCTCGTGCTGCCGTACGGCTACGCCTACGCCCGGCTCGCCGTCGCCGACGCGGAACGCATCCTGCGCGCGGCGCGGGACGGCCGCATGGTGCACCGGCACTGCCGGGGCCGTTCGACCTGGGAGCGGCCGGGCCAGGCCGCCGAGCTGGCGGTACGCGGGCTCACCGGCGAGGCGGACGCCGAGGCGCTGACCGCCGGGCCGCCGATGCCGGCCGACGACGGCGGCTGGACGGTGGACGTGCTCCACCGCGACGGCCGCCGCTGGTCGGTACGGGTGGCCCGGGAGGTCTCCGCGCCGCCGCGTCCGGAGAGCTGCGGGAAGGCCCCGGGCACCCCGGAGCGGATGACGGTGACCTCGGTGCGGGGGCAACCCCCGTCCCTCCCCCGGGAGTTTCCCGTTCCCTGA
- a CDS encoding GntR family transcriptional regulator: MCAAIRADIVSGHFAPGGRLTEELLAKRYGVSRVPVREALRALESEGFVRSRRHIGASVAEPTEQEARDLLEIRALLEPLGAARAASRRTEAQLRVLRGLVRLGRDRVRQGHLPELPALDAWFHETLAQASGSPSLAALLTQLRQKICWMYAVEPAGRAAACWDEHGALTDAVVRGDAERARRLAALHVERSNALYRLRRRSRTPPENAPSRNIP, encoded by the coding sequence GTGTGCGCCGCCATCCGCGCCGACATCGTCAGCGGCCACTTCGCCCCGGGCGGCCGGCTGACCGAGGAGCTGCTGGCCAAGCGGTACGGGGTCTCCCGGGTGCCGGTGCGCGAGGCGCTGCGGGCGCTGGAGTCCGAGGGGTTCGTCCGCAGCCGGCGGCACATCGGCGCCTCGGTGGCCGAGCCCACCGAACAGGAGGCCCGCGACCTGCTGGAGATCCGCGCGCTGCTGGAACCGCTGGGGGCCGCCCGCGCCGCGAGCCGCCGCACCGAGGCCCAACTGCGCGTCCTGCGCGGCCTGGTAAGGCTCGGCCGGGACCGCGTCCGCCAGGGCCATCTGCCCGAACTCCCGGCGCTGGACGCCTGGTTCCACGAGACGCTGGCCCAGGCGTCCGGCAGCCCGAGCCTGGCCGCGCTCCTGACCCAGCTGCGGCAGAAGATCTGCTGGATGTACGCGGTCGAGCCGGCCGGCCGCGCCGCCGCCTGCTGGGACGAACACGGCGCCCTCACCGACGCGGTGGTCCGCGGCGACGCCGAACGGGCCCGCCGGCTCGCCGCGCTGCACGTGGAGCGCTCCAACGCGCTCTACCGGCTGCGCCGCCGTTCCCGCACCCCGCCGGAGAACGCCCCGAGCCGAAACATTCCGTGA
- a CDS encoding HPr family phosphocarrier protein: MAERRVTVGWAEGLHARPASIFVRAATAAGVPVTIAKPGGSPVNAASMLAVLSLGAQGGEEIVLASDAEGAESALDRLAQLVSEGRDELPETV; this comes from the coding sequence ATGGCTGAGCGCCGCGTCACCGTCGGCTGGGCCGAGGGCCTGCACGCCCGTCCCGCGTCGATCTTCGTCCGCGCCGCGACCGCCGCCGGCGTCCCGGTGACGATCGCCAAGCCCGGCGGCTCCCCGGTCAACGCCGCCTCGATGCTGGCCGTGCTCAGCCTGGGCGCACAGGGCGGCGAGGAGATCGTGCTCGCCTCCGACGCCGAGGGCGCGGAGTCGGCCCTGGACCGGCTGGCCCAGCTGGTCTCCGAGGGCCGCGACGAGCTTCCCGAGACCGTCTGA
- a CDS encoding bifunctional acetate--CoA ligase family protein/GNAT family N-acetyltransferase, which produces MESTPTAAYPVHWEADVVLRDGGIAHVRPITPDDAERLVSFYEQVSDESKYYRFFAPYPRLSDRDVHRFTHHDYVDRVGLAATVGGEFIATVRYDRLDDGVAEVAFLVQDAHQGRGVASALLEHIAAVARENGIRRFDAEVLPANRKMIKVFTDAGYTAQRSFTDGVVRLELDLEPTEASVAVMRAREQRAEARSVQRLLAPRSVAVVGTGRAEGGVGRTVLRNLLAAGFTGHVHAVNRNFPAVPGVLEPEGVPAYRRVADIGEPVDLAVLAVPAEAVPEAVADCGAHGVQGLLVIASGYAESGPHGRARQRELVRQARSYGMRVIGPNAFGILNTAPEVRLNASLAPQQPATGRLGLFTQSAAIGLALLSGLHRRGAGLGAISTFVSAGNRADVSGNDLLQFWHDDPATDVALMYLETIGNPRKFTRLARRTAAAKPVVVVKGARHSGSLPPGHTVPATRLPDATVSALLRQAGIIRVETVTELLDTGLLLAHQPLPAGPRVAILGNSESLGLLAYDVCLTAGLRPGPPRDLTTAAAPEDFRAALRDALADTGTDAVVVTAIPRVGAIDARHPDSGDDPPLADALLEAARGGAGKPVVVVHLALGGLAARLGDPPAAPGDQVVRIPAYPSAERAVHALAEAARYARRRAESAVPGRVPELDGIDEAAARAQVEQVLDAATQPGALPPGAAHALTLDDTTGRTLLARYGIPVLPTLPAPDADAAADAARRLGYPVALKATAPHLRHRADLGGVRLDITGEAGLRRAYQEMTDRIGRPAEVLPVVQRMAPRGVDTVVRAVVDPAVGAVLSFGLAGAASELLGDLGHRLVPATDRDAAELVRSIKAAPLLFGWRGAEPADTGALEELLLRVSRLVDDLPEVVSVALEPVVVAGRGLSVLGATVHLARPPARTDLGPRALSAL; this is translated from the coding sequence ATGGAGTCCACGCCCACGGCCGCGTACCCGGTCCACTGGGAGGCCGACGTGGTGCTGCGCGACGGCGGCATCGCCCATGTGCGCCCCATCACCCCGGACGACGCCGAGCGCCTGGTCAGCTTCTACGAGCAGGTCTCCGACGAGTCGAAGTACTACCGCTTCTTCGCCCCCTACCCCCGGCTCTCCGACCGGGACGTGCACCGCTTCACCCACCACGACTACGTGGACCGGGTGGGGCTCGCCGCCACCGTGGGCGGTGAGTTCATCGCCACCGTCCGCTACGACCGGCTCGACGACGGGGTGGCCGAGGTCGCCTTCCTGGTCCAGGACGCCCACCAGGGGCGCGGCGTCGCCTCCGCGCTGCTGGAACACATCGCCGCGGTCGCCCGGGAGAACGGCATCCGGCGCTTCGACGCCGAGGTGCTCCCCGCCAACCGCAAGATGATCAAGGTCTTCACCGACGCCGGCTACACCGCGCAGCGCAGCTTCACCGACGGTGTCGTCCGCCTCGAACTCGACCTGGAGCCCACCGAGGCGTCGGTGGCCGTCATGCGCGCCCGGGAACAGCGCGCCGAGGCCCGTTCCGTCCAGCGGCTGCTGGCCCCCCGCTCGGTCGCCGTGGTCGGCACCGGCCGCGCCGAGGGCGGCGTCGGCCGCACCGTCCTGCGCAACCTGCTCGCCGCCGGATTCACCGGCCACGTCCACGCCGTCAACCGCAACTTCCCGGCGGTGCCCGGCGTCCTGGAGCCCGAGGGCGTCCCCGCCTACCGCCGGGTGGCCGACATCGGCGAGCCGGTCGACCTCGCGGTGCTGGCGGTGCCGGCCGAGGCGGTCCCCGAGGCGGTCGCCGACTGCGGGGCCCACGGCGTCCAGGGGCTGCTGGTGATCGCCAGCGGCTACGCCGAGTCCGGGCCGCACGGCCGCGCCCGCCAGCGCGAACTCGTCCGCCAGGCCCGCTCCTACGGGATGCGGGTGATCGGACCCAACGCCTTCGGCATCCTCAACACCGCCCCCGAGGTCCGCCTCAACGCCTCGCTCGCCCCGCAGCAGCCGGCGACCGGACGGCTCGGCCTGTTCACCCAGTCCGCGGCCATCGGGCTGGCGCTGCTGAGCGGACTGCACCGGCGCGGCGCCGGACTCGGCGCCATCTCCACCTTCGTCTCGGCCGGCAACCGCGCCGACGTCTCCGGCAACGACCTGCTCCAGTTCTGGCACGACGACCCGGCCACCGACGTGGCGCTGATGTACCTGGAGACCATCGGCAACCCGCGGAAGTTCACCCGCCTCGCCCGGCGCACCGCCGCCGCCAAGCCGGTCGTCGTGGTCAAGGGCGCCCGCCACTCCGGCAGCCTGCCGCCCGGCCACACCGTGCCCGCCACCCGGCTGCCCGACGCCACCGTCTCCGCGCTGCTGCGCCAGGCCGGCATCATCCGGGTGGAGACCGTCACCGAACTCCTCGACACCGGGCTGCTCCTGGCCCACCAGCCGCTGCCGGCCGGCCCGCGCGTGGCCATCCTCGGCAACTCCGAATCGCTCGGCCTGCTCGCCTACGACGTCTGCCTCACCGCCGGGCTGCGCCCCGGCCCGCCGCGCGACCTGACCACCGCCGCCGCCCCGGAGGACTTCCGCGCCGCGCTGCGCGACGCCCTCGCCGACACCGGCACCGACGCCGTCGTGGTCACCGCCATCCCCCGGGTCGGTGCCATCGACGCCCGCCATCCCGACTCCGGCGACGACCCGCCGCTCGCCGACGCCCTGTTGGAGGCCGCCCGCGGCGGCGCCGGCAAGCCCGTCGTCGTGGTCCACCTCGCCCTCGGCGGTCTCGCCGCCCGCCTCGGCGACCCCCCGGCCGCCCCCGGCGACCAGGTGGTGCGCATCCCCGCCTACCCCTCCGCGGAACGGGCCGTCCACGCGCTCGCCGAAGCCGCCCGCTACGCCCGCCGGCGCGCCGAGTCTGCGGTGCCCGGCCGGGTACCCGAACTGGACGGCATCGACGAGGCGGCGGCCCGCGCCCAGGTGGAGCAGGTCCTGGACGCCGCCACCCAGCCCGGCGCCCTGCCGCCCGGGGCCGCCCACGCGCTCACCCTCGACGACACCACCGGCCGCACCCTGCTCGCCCGCTACGGCATCCCCGTGCTGCCCACCCTGCCCGCGCCCGACGCCGACGCCGCGGCCGACGCCGCCCGCCGGCTGGGCTACCCGGTCGCCCTCAAGGCCACCGCGCCCCATCTGCGGCACCGTGCCGACCTCGGCGGGGTCCGCCTCGACATCACCGGCGAGGCCGGGCTGCGCCGCGCCTACCAGGAGATGACCGACCGCATCGGCCGCCCCGCCGAGGTGCTGCCGGTGGTCCAGCGGATGGCGCCGCGCGGCGTGGACACCGTGGTACGGGCGGTGGTCGACCCGGCGGTCGGCGCCGTCCTGTCGTTCGGCCTGGCCGGCGCCGCCTCCGAACTCCTCGGCGACCTCGGGCACCGGCTGGTGCCGGCCACCGACCGGGACGCCGCCGAACTGGTCCGGTCGATCAAGGCGGCCCCGCTGCTGTTCGGCTGGCGCGGCGCCGAGCCCGCCGACACCGGCGCCCTGGAGGAGCTGCTGCTGCGGGTCTCCCGGCTCGTGGACGACCTGCCCGAGGTGGTCTCGGTCGCCCTGGAGCCGGTGGTGGTGGCCGGCCGGGGCCTGAGCGTGCTGGGCGCCACCGTCCACCTCGCCCGCCCGCCGGCCCGTACCGATCTCGGCCCGCGCGCCCTGTCCGCGCTGTGA
- a CDS encoding DUF5998 family protein: protein MAKTGTTTQGLRAAIERSGYYPALVAEAVESAVGGESVVAYLVNQETTFDANEVRRHVTVLVLTPTRFLVSHTDEQGADDTSPTPYATTSTESVKIDRISSVVLSRVVANPESYTPGTLPREVVLTIGWGAVSRIDLEPAACGDPNCDADHGFTGSSTADDLSLRVSEAGDGPDAVRQTLAFAQALSEATTAAAQR from the coding sequence ATGGCGAAGACCGGTACGACCACCCAGGGCCTGCGTGCGGCCATCGAGCGCAGCGGTTACTACCCCGCTCTCGTCGCGGAGGCCGTGGAGTCGGCGGTCGGCGGCGAGTCCGTGGTGGCCTACCTGGTCAACCAGGAGACCACGTTCGACGCCAACGAGGTGCGGCGCCACGTCACCGTCCTCGTCCTCACCCCGACCCGCTTCCTGGTCAGCCACACCGACGAACAGGGCGCCGACGACACCTCGCCGACCCCCTACGCCACCACCTCCACCGAATCCGTCAAGATCGACCGGATCTCCTCGGTGGTGCTCAGCCGCGTGGTGGCCAACCCCGAGTCGTACACCCCGGGCACGCTGCCCCGCGAGGTGGTGCTCACCATCGGCTGGGGCGCGGTGAGCCGGATCGACCTGGAGCCCGCGGCCTGCGGCGACCCCAACTGCGACGCCGACCACGGCTTCACCGGCTCCTCCACCGCCGACGACCTGTCGCTGCGGGTCAGCGAGGCGGGCGACGGCCCGGACGCGGTACGCCAGACGCTCGCCTTCGCCCAGGCGCTCTCCGAAGCCACCACCGCCGCGGCCCAGCGCTGA
- a CDS encoding M16 family metallopeptidase produces MGHTATPEARSGGLTATEHRLANGLRVVLSEDHQTPVAAVCLWYDVGSRHEVAGRTGLAHLFEHLMFQGSAQVPGNGHFEMVQGAGGSLNGTTSFERTNYFETMPAHQVELALWLEADRMGSLLSALDQESLDNQRDVVKNERRQRYDNVPYGTAFERLTAMAYPEGHPYHHTPIGSMADLDAASLEDAQEFFRTYYAPNNAVLAVVGDIDPQQTLAWVEKYFGTIPAHDGKPAPREGALPGTMGEQKREVVHEDVPSRALMAAYRLPQDGTRAADAADLALTVLGGGESSRLHNRLVRRDRTAVGAGFGMLRLAGAPSLGWLDVKASSGAEVADIEAAVDEELARLAEEGPTTEEMERAQAQLEREWLDRLATVGGRADELCRYAVLFGDPQLALTAVRRVLEVTAEEVREVAAARLRPDNRAVLVYEPTGGTEEDGPAQGEES; encoded by the coding sequence ATGGGTCACACGGCCACGCCGGAGGCACGATCCGGCGGCCTGACAGCGACCGAGCACCGCCTGGCCAACGGCCTGCGTGTGGTGCTCTCCGAGGACCACCAAACCCCGGTCGCCGCGGTCTGCCTCTGGTACGACGTCGGCTCGCGACACGAGGTCGCCGGCCGCACCGGACTCGCCCACCTCTTCGAGCACTTGATGTTCCAGGGCTCCGCCCAGGTGCCCGGCAACGGTCACTTCGAGATGGTGCAGGGCGCCGGCGGTTCGCTCAACGGCACCACGAGCTTCGAGCGCACCAACTACTTCGAGACCATGCCGGCCCACCAGGTCGAACTCGCCCTGTGGCTGGAGGCCGACCGGATGGGCAGCCTGCTGTCCGCGCTGGACCAGGAGAGCCTGGACAACCAGCGCGACGTGGTCAAGAACGAGCGCCGCCAGCGGTACGACAACGTGCCCTACGGCACCGCCTTCGAGCGGCTGACCGCCATGGCCTACCCCGAGGGCCACCCCTACCACCACACCCCGATCGGCTCCATGGCCGACCTGGACGCCGCCTCGCTGGAGGACGCCCAGGAGTTCTTCCGCACCTACTACGCCCCCAACAACGCGGTCCTCGCGGTCGTCGGCGACATCGACCCGCAGCAGACGCTGGCCTGGGTGGAGAAGTACTTCGGCACCATCCCCGCGCACGACGGCAAGCCCGCCCCGCGCGAGGGCGCGCTGCCGGGCACCATGGGCGAGCAGAAGCGCGAGGTGGTCCACGAGGACGTCCCGTCCCGCGCGCTGATGGCCGCCTACCGGCTGCCGCAGGACGGCACCCGGGCCGCCGACGCCGCCGACCTGGCGCTCACCGTCCTCGGCGGCGGCGAGTCCTCCCGGCTCCACAACCGCCTGGTCCGCCGGGACCGCACCGCGGTCGGCGCCGGCTTCGGCATGCTGCGGCTGGCCGGGGCGCCCTCGCTGGGCTGGCTGGACGTCAAGGCGTCCAGCGGCGCCGAGGTCGCCGACATCGAGGCGGCGGTCGACGAGGAGCTGGCCCGGCTCGCCGAGGAGGGCCCCACCACCGAGGAAATGGAGCGCGCCCAGGCCCAGTTGGAGCGCGAGTGGCTCGACCGGCTGGCCACCGTGGGGGGCCGCGCCGACGAGCTGTGCCGGTACGCCGTCCTCTTCGGCGACCCGCAGCTCGCCCTCACCGCGGTGCGGCGGGTGCTGGAGGTCACCGCGGAGGAGGTCCGCGAGGTGGCCGCCGCCCGGCTGCGCCCGGACAACCGCGCCGTGCTGGTCTACGAGCCGACCGGCGGCACCGAAGAAGACGGCCCGGCCCAGGGCGAGGAGAGCTGA
- a CDS encoding DNA gyrase/topoisomerase IV subunit A gives MARRSTKTPPEDDFEERILDIDVVDEMQRSYLEYAYSVIYSRALPDARDGLKPVQRRIIYQMNEMGLRPDRGYVKCARVVGEVMGKLHPHGDASIYDALVRMAQDFSQRVPLVDGHGNFGSLGNDDPPAAMRYTEARMAPTANLMTDSIDEDTVDFAPNYDGQEQEPVTLPAAFPNLLVNGASGIAVGMATNMPPHNLTEVVAAARHLIKHPGADLDTLMRFIPGPDLPTGGRIVGLSGIRDAYETGRGTFKIRATATIETVTARRKGIVVTELPFNVGPEKVVAKIKDLVGAKKLQGIADVKDLTDREHGLRLVIEVKNGFNPEAVLEQLYKLTPMEESFGINNVALVDGQPLTLGLKELLEVYVDHRFDVVRRRSEFRRGKRSDRLHLVEGLLVALVDIDEVIRLIRSSENSAQAKERLMAHFSLSEAQTQYILDTPLRRLTKFDRLELESERDRLTAEIAELTKVLESDAELRKLVSGELAAVAKKYGTDRRTVLLESAGAPVAAVPLEISDDPCRVLLSSTGLLARTERDEEFQPAGGKRGKHDVIVSAVPATTRGDVGVVTSAGRLLRVSVVDLPVLPEKAAPTLSGGAPVTEFVSLAEGERVLCLSTLDESSPGLALGTEQGVVKRVVPDFPGNKDEFEVITLKEGDRLVGATELRTGEEDLVFVTDDAQLLRYPAGQVRPQGRPAGGMAGIKLGAGAKVISFTAVDPGSDAVVLTVARAEGTLDGTTQSSAKLTPFDQYPRKGRATGGVRCQRFLRGEDGLAFAWAGPAPARACAADGSPADLPDPDPRRDGSGVALRKPITAVAGPA, from the coding sequence ATGGCCCGCCGCAGCACGAAGACCCCGCCTGAGGACGATTTCGAGGAGCGCATCCTCGACATCGACGTCGTCGACGAGATGCAGCGCTCCTACTTGGAGTACGCCTACTCCGTCATCTATTCCCGCGCGCTGCCGGACGCCCGCGACGGACTCAAGCCCGTCCAGCGCCGGATCATCTACCAGATGAACGAGATGGGCCTGCGCCCGGACCGCGGGTACGTCAAGTGCGCCCGCGTCGTCGGCGAGGTGATGGGCAAGCTGCATCCGCACGGTGACGCGTCCATCTACGACGCGCTGGTGCGCATGGCGCAGGACTTCTCGCAACGCGTCCCGCTCGTCGACGGCCACGGCAACTTCGGTTCGCTCGGCAACGACGACCCGCCGGCCGCGATGCGGTACACCGAGGCCCGGATGGCCCCGACGGCCAACCTGATGACCGACTCGATCGACGAGGACACCGTCGACTTCGCCCCCAACTACGACGGCCAGGAGCAGGAGCCGGTCACCCTGCCCGCGGCCTTCCCCAACCTGCTGGTCAACGGGGCCTCGGGGATCGCGGTCGGCATGGCCACCAACATGCCGCCGCACAACCTCACCGAGGTCGTCGCCGCCGCCCGCCACCTCATCAAGCACCCGGGTGCCGACCTCGACACGCTGATGCGTTTCATCCCCGGCCCCGACCTGCCCACCGGCGGGCGCATCGTCGGCCTGTCCGGCATCCGCGACGCGTACGAGACGGGCCGCGGCACCTTCAAGATCCGGGCCACCGCCACCATCGAGACGGTCACCGCGCGCCGCAAGGGCATCGTCGTCACCGAACTGCCCTTCAACGTCGGCCCCGAGAAGGTCGTCGCCAAGATCAAGGACCTGGTCGGCGCCAAGAAGCTCCAGGGCATCGCCGACGTCAAGGACCTCACCGACCGCGAGCACGGGCTGCGGCTGGTGATCGAGGTGAAGAACGGCTTCAACCCCGAGGCCGTGCTGGAGCAGCTGTACAAGCTGACCCCGATGGAGGAGTCCTTCGGCATCAACAACGTGGCGCTGGTCGACGGCCAGCCGCTCACGCTGGGGCTCAAGGAGCTGCTGGAGGTCTACGTCGACCACCGCTTCGACGTGGTGCGGCGGCGCAGCGAGTTCCGCCGCGGCAAGCGCAGCGACCGGCTCCACCTGGTGGAGGGGCTGCTGGTCGCGCTGGTCGACATCGACGAGGTGATCCGGCTCATCCGCTCCAGTGAGAACTCGGCGCAGGCCAAGGAGCGGCTGATGGCGCACTTCTCGCTGTCGGAGGCGCAGACCCAGTACATCCTGGACACCCCGCTGCGGCGGCTCACCAAGTTCGACCGGCTGGAGCTGGAGTCCGAACGCGACCGGCTCACCGCGGAGATCGCCGAGCTGACCAAGGTGCTGGAGTCCGACGCCGAGCTGCGCAAGCTGGTCTCGGGCGAACTGGCCGCGGTCGCCAAGAAGTACGGCACCGACCGGCGCACGGTGCTGCTGGAGTCGGCCGGGGCGCCGGTGGCCGCGGTGCCGCTGGAGATCTCCGACGACCCGTGCCGGGTGCTGCTCTCCTCCACCGGGCTGCTGGCCCGCACCGAGCGGGACGAGGAGTTCCAGCCCGCCGGCGGCAAGCGCGGCAAGCACGATGTGATCGTCTCCGCGGTGCCGGCCACCACGCGGGGTGACGTGGGGGTGGTCACCTCGGCAGGCCGGCTGCTGCGGGTGTCGGTGGTGGATCTGCCGGTGCTGCCGGAGAAGGCGGCGCCCACGCTGTCGGGGGGCGCGCCGGTCACCGAGTTCGTGTCGCTGGCCGAGGGCGAGCGGGTGCTGTGCCTGTCCACGCTGGACGAGTCGTCGCCGGGGCTGGCGCTCGGCACCGAACAGGGCGTGGTCAAGCGGGTGGTCCCGGACTTCCCCGGGAACAAGGACGAGTTCGAGGTGATCACGCTCAAGGAGGGCGACCGGCTGGTCGGCGCCACCGAGTTGCGTACCGGCGAGGAGGATCTGGTCTTCGTCACCGACGACGCGCAGTTGCTGCGGTATCCGGCCGGGCAGGTCCGGCCGCAGGGGCGTCCGGCGGGCGGCATGGCCGGGATCAAGCTGGGCGCGGGGGCGAAGGTGATCTCGTTCACCGCGGTGGATCCGGGTTCGGACGCGGTGGTGCTGACGGTGGCGCGGGCCGAGGGCACGCTGGACGGTACGACGCAGTCGTCCGCCAAGCTCACCCCGTTCGACCAGTATCCGCGCAAGGGCCGGGCCACCGGCGGGGTGCGCTGCCAGCGGTTCCTGCGCGGTGAGGACGGCCTGGCGTTCGCCTGGGCCGGCCCCGCCCCGGCCCGTGCCTGCGCCGCCGACGGCTCCCCCGCCGACCTCCCCGACCCCGATCCCCGCCGGGACGGCTCGGGCGTCGCCCTCCGCAAGCCGATCACCGCGGTGGCCGGCCCGGCGTGA